A genomic region of Nostoc sp. UHCC 0702 contains the following coding sequences:
- a CDS encoding glycosyltransferase yields MKNKKRLNIVYKTSINRITGLERDGLILQNLLQDTYHINLYKVTERRMLRKFGLPQYLPSKIKTYLKTRLKKFDANIFLEKIRPELFHIADRNIFIPNHEIFAKQTVPLLQEIDVVLCKTKCAYKIFSDLHHCVKFIGFTSIDRSLPTFQSDYNQYFHLAGKSFERRGTYQILELWKENPHFPPLTVVAHHIDSTRYNGYRNIRIYDDYVDDEIIRQLQNKIGVHICLSEAEGFGHFIVEAMSSHACVITTDAPPMNELVNPERGYLVSVDREEAVEKYFNNRYFFCIKDFQKTIDKLTSNSLQEKQTKGQLSRKFYEENNLTFQVKLLQSLESILSSSTKATCQLS; encoded by the coding sequence ATGAAGAATAAAAAACGACTGAATATAGTTTATAAAACTTCAATTAATAGAATTACAGGATTAGAACGAGATGGTTTAATTCTCCAAAACCTTCTTCAAGATACTTATCACATTAATCTTTACAAAGTGACTGAGCGTAGAATGCTTAGAAAATTTGGATTACCTCAGTATTTACCTTCAAAAATTAAAACTTATCTCAAAACACGTTTGAAAAAGTTTGATGCTAACATTTTTCTAGAAAAGATTCGTCCTGAACTATTCCATATAGCAGATAGAAATATTTTCATTCCAAATCATGAAATATTTGCCAAGCAAACTGTCCCTCTTTTACAAGAAATAGATGTAGTTTTGTGTAAAACTAAATGTGCTTATAAGATTTTTTCCGATTTGCATCACTGCGTCAAATTTATAGGATTTACATCTATAGATAGATCCTTACCTACATTTCAATCAGATTATAATCAGTACTTCCATTTAGCCGGTAAGAGTTTTGAGAGGCGTGGAACATATCAAATTTTAGAACTTTGGAAAGAGAATCCTCACTTCCCACCTCTTACTGTAGTAGCTCATCATATAGATAGTACACGATATAATGGGTATCGTAATATACGCATCTACGATGATTATGTTGATGATGAAATAATCAGACAATTACAAAATAAAATTGGAGTTCATATCTGCTTGTCTGAAGCTGAAGGGTTTGGACACTTTATTGTAGAAGCGATGAGTTCTCATGCTTGCGTTATTACAACAGATGCACCACCGATGAATGAGCTTGTCAACCCAGAGCGGGGTTATTTGGTAAGTGTTGATAGAGAAGAAGCGGTTGAAAAATATTTTAATAATCGCTATTTTTTCTGTATTAAAGATTTCCAAAAAACTATCGATAAATTAACATCTAATTCCCTTCAAGAGAAACAAACTAAAGGGCAATTATCTAGAAAATTTTATGAGGAGAACAATTTGACGTTTCAAGTAAAATTACTCCAATCCTTAGAAAGCATATTGAGTAGTTCAACCAAGGCAACTTGTCAGCTGAGTTGA
- a CDS encoding peptidoglycan DD-metalloendopeptidase family protein has translation MRVSFFNKRQVFYCIFILICCILYVSLVIITVLPVDAASVGSIDSLRQQQQQINQERVNMVQERDRLTNLQQEAQKHLTGINQNLQTTNSYIQDSELRLQLATQRLQQLETDLAAAERLYEERQIATVARLRYLQRSPTRQGWAVLLQSLSITDFISRRHQLKLLYQADQQILAKLDQQANQINKQKTDVEQQKNQIALIRQQLLAQKSDYQAQAQSQTEMIQRLNSDRLALEAAQNQLDQDSKNLEALIQQKIAEARAREEAQAKTNSRTSIIIQGTGVFAYPSDAPTSSPFGWRMHPVLGYRRFHAGLDFAAGYGSTIRAADSGTVIFAGWYGGYGRAVIIDHGKGITTLYGHTSQLYVSEGQTVQRGQAIAAVGSTGLSTGPHLHFEVRHHGSPVNPANYL, from the coding sequence ATGAGAGTGTCATTTTTCAACAAAAGACAAGTTTTCTACTGTATATTTATTCTAATTTGCTGTATTTTATACGTTAGTTTAGTAATAATTACAGTTTTACCAGTAGATGCAGCCTCCGTAGGCTCAATTGATAGTCTACGGCAGCAGCAGCAACAAATTAATCAAGAGCGCGTGAATATGGTTCAAGAGCGCGATCGCTTGACTAATTTACAACAAGAGGCGCAAAAACATTTAACTGGTATTAACCAAAATTTACAAACTACAAACAGCTACATTCAAGATAGTGAATTGCGTTTACAACTGGCTACCCAACGTCTCCAACAGTTAGAAACTGATTTAGCTGCGGCAGAACGATTGTATGAAGAACGTCAAATTGCCACAGTAGCGCGATTGCGTTATCTTCAGCGATCGCCAACGCGTCAGGGATGGGCTGTTTTGCTCCAAAGCCTAAGTATCACCGACTTTATCAGCCGCCGTCATCAATTAAAGCTATTGTATCAGGCAGACCAGCAAATTTTGGCAAAACTCGACCAACAAGCAAACCAAATTAATAAACAAAAAACTGATGTCGAACAGCAAAAAAACCAAATTGCCTTGATTCGACAGCAATTATTAGCCCAAAAATCTGATTACCAAGCTCAGGCGCAATCACAGACAGAAATGATTCAACGTTTAAATAGCGATCGCCTCGCCTTAGAAGCAGCGCAAAACCAGCTAGACCAAGATTCTAAAAATCTGGAAGCCTTAATTCAGCAGAAAATTGCAGAAGCCAGAGCAAGAGAAGAAGCGCAAGCCAAGACAAACAGCCGTACAAGCATCATCATTCAAGGAACTGGGGTATTTGCCTATCCTAGCGATGCTCCTACTAGCAGTCCTTTTGGTTGGCGGATGCACCCAGTTCTTGGTTATCGCCGCTTTCACGCTGGGCTAGATTTTGCCGCTGGCTATGGTAGTACAATTCGCGCAGCCGATTCGGGTACAGTGATTTTTGCAGGCTGGTACGGTGGTTATGGCAGAGCTGTAATCATCGACCACGGCAAAGGTATCACCACACTGTACGGACATACCAGTCAATTGTATGTATCCGAAGGGCAAACAGTGCAGCGAGGACAAGCGATCGCTGCTGTTGGTTCCACAGGTTTATCCACCGGGCCTCACCTTCATTTTGAAGTTCGTCATCATGGTTCACCCGTAAACCCCGCTAATTATCTGTGA
- a CDS encoding saccharopine dehydrogenase NADP-binding domain-containing protein yields the protein MTDRVLILGGRGRIGSSVALDLVTHTEAKITITGRSPETVKGLSLPLGERMQFLVLDLAEVDKLRGAIANSDVVIHCAGPFHYRDANVLKICIEQGVNYVDVSDHRSYTSKALNYHQQAAAAGVTAIINTGIFPGVSNSMVRQGVEQFDQPEKIHLSYLVSGSGGAGVTVMRTTFLGLQHQFKAWLNGEWQVVKPYSEREVIEFPPPYGQSGVYWFDMPETFTLPHAFPSVKTVITKFGSVPDFYNHMTWITAHLFPKWLMQKRSTIEFLSYVSHFMTDVTNRFTGIGVAVRSEITGKKNGETAVFCSNLVHENTAVISGCGTGSIAQLLLETKLKHPGVTPVEEALPTDLFLESMQSRGIKIQHNWL from the coding sequence ATGACAGACCGCGTTTTAATTCTTGGAGGACGGGGACGGATTGGTAGCAGTGTTGCTTTGGATCTAGTCACCCACACAGAAGCAAAAATTACAATCACCGGTCGTTCCCCGGAGACTGTCAAAGGTCTTAGTCTGCCTTTGGGGGAACGAATGCAGTTTTTGGTATTAGACTTGGCAGAAGTTGATAAACTACGAGGGGCGATCGCAAACTCCGATGTAGTTATCCATTGTGCTGGCCCTTTTCATTACCGGGACGCCAATGTTCTCAAAATCTGCATTGAACAAGGCGTTAACTATGTAGATGTCAGTGACCATCGTTCTTATACCAGTAAGGCTCTAAATTATCATCAACAAGCTGCTGCTGCTGGCGTGACAGCAATTATTAACACTGGAATTTTTCCTGGTGTTTCTAATAGCATGGTACGTCAGGGTGTTGAGCAATTTGATCAACCAGAAAAGATACATTTAAGTTATTTGGTTTCTGGTTCTGGTGGTGCTGGTGTTACAGTCATGCGGACAACTTTTTTGGGGTTGCAGCATCAGTTTAAAGCTTGGTTAAATGGAGAATGGCAAGTAGTTAAGCCTTACAGTGAAAGAGAAGTTATTGAGTTTCCACCACCCTATGGACAAAGTGGAGTTTACTGGTTTGACATGCCAGAAACCTTCACCCTACCTCATGCCTTTCCATCGGTGAAAACTGTAATTACTAAATTTGGTTCAGTTCCCGATTTTTATAATCACATGACTTGGATAACTGCTCATCTATTTCCTAAATGGTTAATGCAGAAGCGCAGTACCATAGAATTTTTGTCTTACGTAAGCCATTTTATGACAGATGTGACGAATCGTTTCACTGGTATTGGAGTTGCAGTTCGTTCTGAAATCACAGGCAAAAAAAATGGTGAAACAGCCGTTTTTTGTTCAAATTTAGTGCATGAAAATACAGCAGTGATTTCTGGTTGTGGTACGGGTAGTATTGCCCAATTGTTGCTAGAAACAAAACTCAAACATCCAGGAGTTACTCCTGTAGAAGAAGCATTACCAACAGATTTATTTCTTGAATCTATGCAAAGTCGAGGGATTAAGATTCAGCACAATTGGTTGTAG
- a CDS encoding sodium:proton antiporter has translation MVDVYILHLFVIGLLLLAVTLGSGWISRLPLSFALIYLVVGIFLGPNGIGLIQLRRDQVFNAELLERITEFVVIISVFSCGLKIILPLRLGLWQITARLIALLMPISIFAIAAVGKLFLNMNWGEAILLGAILAPTDPVLASEVQLTDTKDKDELRFGLTSEGGLNDALAFPFVYFGLYALKDERWGNWFKDWIRVDLIWAIAAGIVMGFIVPKAVVWIDQKIQKRRSVDDLMEDFVAISIILLTYSLTEFVNGYGFLAVFVAGLVVQHSYKNPEKPLAQLEFIERLEKLLEVGTILLLGSILLAKPMLTYASQSLLVIILLFVVIRPVGVWISTIGQHSENSHHRNLDPRTRLLLGWFGIRGVGSLYYLAYALGKGLEGETGEKIAWITYTTIVVSVIVHGISATPLMDWYQHKISNQRKTAPRATIDELGEQGEKGSRGAGEQGSRGDGGTRKKTNDK, from the coding sequence ATGGTAGACGTATATATCCTTCACTTGTTTGTGATTGGACTACTCTTGCTAGCCGTCACATTAGGTTCAGGCTGGATTTCTCGCTTACCTCTTTCTTTTGCCCTGATCTACCTTGTGGTTGGCATTTTTCTAGGCCCCAATGGAATAGGACTCATTCAATTACGCCGCGATCAAGTATTCAATGCTGAATTATTGGAGAGAATCACAGAATTTGTGGTAATAATTTCAGTGTTTAGCTGCGGATTAAAAATTATTCTTCCACTTAGGTTAGGGCTTTGGCAGATTACAGCGCGATTAATTGCATTGTTGATGCCAATTTCAATTTTTGCCATAGCTGCTGTAGGGAAACTGTTTTTAAATATGAATTGGGGAGAGGCTATTTTGTTAGGGGCAATCCTTGCACCCACAGATCCAGTATTAGCCTCAGAAGTACAACTGACAGATACAAAAGACAAAGATGAGTTACGCTTTGGTTTAACTTCTGAAGGCGGGTTAAATGATGCCTTAGCTTTTCCTTTCGTTTATTTTGGACTTTATGCGTTAAAAGATGAGAGATGGGGTAACTGGTTCAAAGATTGGATTAGAGTTGATTTAATTTGGGCGATCGCAGCTGGTATTGTCATGGGATTTATTGTTCCCAAAGCAGTAGTTTGGATTGATCAAAAAATCCAAAAACGCCGTTCTGTTGATGACTTGATGGAAGACTTTGTTGCAATCAGCATAATTTTACTAACTTATTCTTTAACAGAATTTGTGAATGGCTATGGATTTCTGGCAGTATTTGTTGCTGGGTTAGTAGTTCAACACAGTTACAAAAATCCAGAAAAACCACTAGCACAATTAGAATTTATTGAGCGACTTGAAAAACTTTTAGAAGTTGGGACAATTTTACTATTGGGGTCGATATTATTAGCAAAGCCAATGCTGACCTATGCTTCTCAGTCTTTGTTAGTAATAATTTTGTTATTTGTAGTCATCCGACCTGTGGGAGTCTGGATTAGCACAATCGGTCAACATTCTGAGAATTCCCACCACCGAAACCTAGATCCACGAACTCGCTTGTTATTGGGATGGTTTGGCATTCGCGGTGTTGGTTCTTTATATTATCTTGCCTATGCCCTTGGTAAAGGATTAGAAGGGGAAACTGGTGAAAAAATTGCTTGGATAACTTACACCACCATTGTAGTTTCTGTGATTGTGCATGGAATTAGTGCCACTCCATTAATGGATTGGTATCAACACAAGATTAGCAACCAAAGAAAAACTGCTCCTCGCGCGACAATTGATGAACTGGGGGAGCAGGGGGAGAAGGGGAGCAGGGGAGCAGGGGAGCAGGGGAGCAGGGGAGATGGAGGGACAAGGAAAAAAACTAATGACAAATGA